The sequence below is a genomic window from Dyadobacter chenwenxiniae.
TTTCTGACACAGACTGGAAACCAGGATTGACAGTCGGCGGATTCTACAATTATAGTTCCGAGAGTGGATTTGGATTCAGCGGACAGCTGCTTTTTACACAAATGGGTGCGCAGGTTCGTAACAAAACCGATGAAATCAATTTAAATTACATCCAGGCTCCATTGCTGGCGACGTTCTTTTTCGGGCAATACGGAGATAAGGTACGCCCTAAAATCTTCCTTGGACCAAGCCTTAACTTTCTGGTGGGCGCAAAAAATAAAAATGGCGACAATCTGAATGGCGATTCAAACAACCGCGTCTACTCGCCTTTCGATCTTGGATTGACATTTGGAGCAGGGATTAACATTCGTTTGCAAGAAAAAGTCTGGCTGAAT
It includes:
- a CDS encoding porin family protein; the protein is MMKNCIILLLAVTSFVTRVQAQENVSIGPIVGVSIANFRGDVSDTDWKPGLTVGGFYNYSSESGFGFSGQLLFTQMGAQVRNKTDEINLNYIQAPLLATFFFGQYGDKVRPKIFLGPSLNFLVGAKNKNGDNLNGDSNNRVYSPFDLGLTFGAGINIRLQEKVWLNLDARYGLGLIDVTKDGNSNVKNHNFGINAGLSFPLGTYNSNTGRLRTR